The following are from one region of the Bradyrhizobium sediminis genome:
- a CDS encoding GGDEF domain-containing protein produces MFSAIKFGRRAGPVPDAVYSEIIATLYGTLVPIVFAGVAQAIVGMITARETGDIVAAALAAVSVMVAAIRTYDVLAYRRRIGEAPSIDRAEAVKWEWRYAGGSVVTALIVGLAAARGLMLDDAICSVMAIGVAFGFGAGVVARLSLRPAVAIADLLATGLPVIIVTLTVPDLRHFGLGVLLAIYLGCSLEMVRLSYKSTISQITLKQQFEQLARLDPMTGVFNRSVLDTDLVEIVAGRETGVAVHAIDLDHFKAANDRFGHPVGDALLKQVAERLKSIAQPGDLIVRMGGDEFILVQKYVPSRGGAEAMARRIFESVCAPYRVGGHEIVIGASIGVALSPDDGQSVEALLVSSDAALYQAKENRGGYVFADKLLAEVRAKAGSAKSVNRELAA; encoded by the coding sequence ATGTTTTCCGCCATCAAATTTGGTCGTCGGGCCGGCCCTGTTCCGGATGCGGTGTATTCGGAGATCATCGCCACGCTCTATGGCACGCTGGTCCCGATCGTGTTCGCGGGCGTGGCACAGGCCATTGTCGGGATGATCACCGCGCGGGAGACCGGAGACATCGTTGCCGCGGCACTGGCGGCCGTTAGCGTGATGGTTGCTGCCATACGCACCTATGACGTCCTCGCCTACCGGCGGCGCATCGGCGAAGCGCCTTCAATTGATCGGGCCGAAGCCGTCAAGTGGGAGTGGCGCTATGCGGGCGGAAGCGTCGTCACGGCGCTGATCGTTGGGCTCGCCGCCGCGCGCGGCCTCATGCTCGATGATGCCATTTGTTCGGTGATGGCGATCGGCGTCGCCTTCGGATTTGGCGCCGGCGTCGTCGCGCGGTTGTCGCTTCGTCCGGCTGTCGCCATCGCCGATCTGCTCGCGACCGGTCTGCCCGTCATCATCGTGACCTTGACGGTGCCGGATCTTCGTCACTTCGGACTTGGAGTCCTGCTGGCGATCTATCTGGGATGCAGCCTGGAAATGGTCCGGCTAAGCTATAAATCCACCATCAGCCAGATCACGCTGAAGCAGCAATTCGAACAGCTCGCGCGGCTCGATCCGATGACCGGCGTTTTCAACCGGTCCGTGCTGGACACGGACCTGGTCGAAATAGTTGCCGGGCGCGAGACAGGCGTAGCAGTCCACGCCATCGATCTCGATCACTTCAAGGCCGCCAACGACCGGTTCGGCCATCCCGTCGGCGATGCCTTGCTCAAGCAGGTGGCGGAACGGCTGAAGTCGATCGCCCAGCCGGGCGATCTGATCGTTCGCATGGGCGGTGACGAATTCATCCTGGTGCAGAAATATGTTCCCAGCCGCGGGGGTGCGGAAGCGATGGCGCGGCGAATCTTCGAATCGGTTTGCGCGCCATATCGTGTCGGCGGCCATGAAATCGTGATCGGCGCCAGCATCGGCGTGGCGCTGTCGCCCGACGACGGCCAGTCGGTCGAGGCATTGCTGGTGAGTTCCGACGCGGCGCTTTACCAGGCCAAGGAAAACCGCGGCGGCTATGTCTTTGCCGACAAGCTGCTTGCCGAGGTCAGGGCAAAGGCTGGATCGGCCAAGTCCGTCAATCGCGAGCTTGCCGCCTGA
- a CDS encoding sugar phosphate isomerase/epimerase family protein — MTDAAAGFGVNTYSYIFGGSAADTVARLADQGYGGVELMFFPGHLWPAELDAASLRGLRNLCEARLRLVSVNMPNVDMNIAAAAEEMRAYTLDLLVQFVRCAGELGAGGIIVGPGKPNPLFPMPRDRMVSHFYRALDRLAPLARQVGTKLLIENMPFAFLPDAESLMNIVDGYGDDSIRVIYDVANAHFIGESPVEGLQRVCDRVSLVHFSDTTRQSYKHDPLGCGDVPLAGIADVMKEIGCTELPMLEVISHTPDADIADSCRRLQQAGFGANA; from the coding sequence ATGACCGACGCAGCCGCGGGCTTTGGCGTGAACACATACTCCTACATCTTTGGCGGCAGTGCCGCCGACACTGTCGCGCGACTCGCGGACCAGGGTTACGGCGGCGTCGAATTGATGTTTTTTCCGGGCCATCTCTGGCCGGCTGAACTCGACGCCGCTTCGCTCCGCGGCCTGCGCAATCTCTGCGAAGCGCGGCTGCGGCTGGTGTCCGTCAACATGCCGAATGTCGACATGAATATCGCCGCGGCCGCGGAGGAAATGCGGGCCTATACCCTCGATCTCCTGGTTCAGTTCGTCCGCTGCGCCGGTGAGCTCGGCGCCGGCGGGATCATTGTCGGCCCCGGCAAGCCCAATCCGCTGTTTCCGATGCCGCGTGACCGCATGGTCTCCCATTTCTATCGCGCGCTGGACCGGCTTGCGCCGCTGGCGCGGCAGGTTGGCACGAAGCTCCTGATCGAGAACATGCCGTTTGCGTTCCTGCCGGACGCGGAGTCGTTGATGAACATCGTCGATGGTTACGGGGACGACAGCATCCGCGTCATCTACGACGTGGCGAATGCTCATTTCATCGGCGAGTCGCCCGTGGAAGGATTGCAGCGCGTCTGCGACCGCGTCAGCCTCGTGCATTTCTCCGATACGACCCGGCAGAGCTACAAGCACGATCCCCTCGGATGCGGCGACGTTCCGCTGGCGGGCATTGCCGATGTCATGAAGGAGATCGGCTGCACCGAGCTGCCGATGCTGGAAGTGATCTCGCACACACCGGATGCCGATATTGCCGATAGCTGCAGGCGTCTCCAGCAGGCGGGGTTTGGCGCCAACGCATGA